One part of the Sarcophilus harrisii chromosome 5, mSarHar1.11, whole genome shotgun sequence genome encodes these proteins:
- the GPR19 gene encoding probable G-protein coupled receptor 19, translating to MDMGLGHAMDDNKLPLVIPTALGPLQNNSHPKTSMPLTGRDMTELYKEHRLERNGTNLAYEPLPGEIAAVSVIFGILWLFSVFGNALVCLVIHRSRRTQSTTNYFVVSLACADLLISVASAPFVLLQFTSGRWTMGNVMCKLVRYFQHLTPGVQIYVLLSICIDRFYTIVYPLSFKVSREKAKKMIAASWIFDAAFMSPIFFFYGSSWDHHCNFFLPYSWDGTVYSIIHFLVGFVIPSFFIIVFYQKVIKYIWRIGIDSRTVKRTMNIVPRTKVKTIKMFLMLNLIFLLSWLPFHVVQLWHPHERDYRKSSLVFTVITWISFSSSASKPTLYSIYNANFRRGMKETFCMSSMKCYRSNAYTITTSSRVAKKNYVGISDIPVTAKTVTKDSIYDTFDREAKGKKLAWPINSNPPNTFV from the coding sequence ATGGACATGGGTCTTGGTCATGCAATGGATGACAACAAACTTCCTCTGGTTATCCCAACAGCACTGGGGCCGCTTCAGAATAACAGCCACCCTAAGACATCTATGCCTCTGACAGGGCGTGACATGACAGAATTATACAAGGAGCACAGACTGGAAAGAAATGGCACCAACTTAGCCTACGAGCCACTGCCAGGAGAAATCGCCGCCGTCAGTGTGATTTTTGGGATTCTGTGGTTGTTTTCTGTCTTTGGAAATGCCCTGGTTTGTTTGGTCATCCATAGGAGCAGGAGGACTCAGTCCACCACCAACTACTTTGTGGTTTCATTAGCATGTGCTGATCTCCTCATCAGTGTGGCCAGTGCTCCTTTTGTCCTGCTGCAGTTTACATCTGGTAGGTGGACCATGGGTAACGTCATGTGTAAACTAGTAAGATACTTCCAACACCTCACCCCAGGGGTACAGATCTATGTCCTCCTTTCCATCTGCATAGACAGGTTCTATACTATAGTCTATCCTCTGAGCTTCAAGGTGTCCAGGGAAAAAGCCAAGAAAATGATTGCAGCATCTTGGATCTTTGATGCAGCCTTTATGTCCCCTATATTCTTTTTCTACGGCTCCAGTTGGGATCATCAttgtaattttttcctcccttattctTGGGATGGGACTGTCTACAGTATTATTCACTTTCTGGTGGGTTTTGTGATTCCATCCTTCTTCATCATCGTTTTCTATCAGAAAGTCATTAAATATATCTGGAGGATAGGCATCGACAGTCGAACAGTGAAGAGGACGATGAACATCGTTCCAAGGACAAAAGtgaaaactataaaaatgttcCTGATGTTGAAtctaatatttttgctttcttggcttccttttcATGTGGTCCAGTTATGGCATCCCCATGAAAGAGACTATAGGAAAAGTTCCTTGGTTTTCACAGTGATCACTTGGATATCATTCAGCTCGTCAGCTTCCAAGCCTACCTTATATTCCATTTATAATGCCAACTTCAGGAGAGGGATGAAGGAAACTTTTTGTATGTCCTCCATGAAATGCTACCGAAGCAATGCCTATACAATCACAACCAGTTCCAGGGtggccaaaaaaaattatgttggcATTTCAGATATCCCTGTCACGGCCAAAACTGTAACCAAAGACTCAATATATGATACATTTGACAGGGAAGCCAAGGGGAAAAAACTTGCTTGGCCCATTAATTCCAATCCACCAAATACTTTTGTCtaa